Below is a genomic region from Fusobacterium nucleatum.
ATAATTTTATATAATATTAAAATTTTTTATTTTTTTTCAAAATAATCTCTCTTTGATGCTTATTTTAACAATATAATAAAAAAAATTGCTATAATAAAATATTAAATCTAACAATTTTTATTTAATTTTATAAAGTTGAATTTTTCTATTGACAAATGAAAAATAATATATTATCATTGTCTTATAAAAATTTAGCACTCTACTTAATTAAGTGCTAACAAAAAATTAGGAGGTAAATTGTTATGAATATCAAACCTATTGGAGAAAGGGTTTTGTTAAAACCAATAAAAAAAGAAGAAAAGACTAAGAGTGGTATATTACTTAGTTCAAAATCATCTAATACAGATACACAAAATCAAGCGGAAGTTATTGCTTTGGGAAAAGGAGATAAATTAGAAGGAATTAAAGTTGGAGATAAAGTTATTTTCAATAAATTTTCTGGAAATGAAATAGAAGATGGAGATGTAAAATATTTGATAGTTAATGCTGAAGATATTTTGGCTATTATTGGATAATTTAGGAGGTTAAATAAATGGCAAAAATTATAAATTTTAATGATGAAGCTAGAAAAAAATTAGAAATTGGAGTTAATACACTTGCAGATGCGGTAAAAATTACATTAGGACCTAGAGGAAGAAATGTAGTTCTTGAAAAATCCTATGGTGCACCTTTAATTACTAATGATGGTGTTACAATAGCAAAAGAAATTGAATTGGAAGACCCATTTGAAAATATGGGTGCTGCCCTAGTTAAAGAAGTTGCTATTAAATCAAATGATGTTGCAGGAGATGGAACAACAACTGCTACAATCCTAGCACAAGCTATTGTTAAAGAAGGATTAAAAATGTTAAGTGCTGGTGCAAATCCTATTTTCTTAAAGAAAGGAATTGAACTTGCTGCAAAAGAAGCTATTGATGTTTTAAAAGATAAAGCTAAAAAAATTGAATCTAATGAAGAAATTTCACAAGTTGCATCAATTTCAGCTGGTGATGAAGAAATAGGTAAATTAATTGCTCAAGCTATGGCAAAAGTTGGTGAAACAGGTGTTATTACTGTTGAAGAAGCAAAATCTTTGGAAACAACTTTAGAAACTGTTGAAGGAATGCAATTTGATAAAGGATATGTTTCTCCATATATGGTTACAGATTCTGAAAGAATGACAGCAGAACTTGATAATCCTTTAATCTTATTAACAGATAAAAAGATTTCTTCAATGAAAGAATTATTACCTTTACTTGAACAAACAGTACAAATGTCTAAACCTGTTTTAATTGTTGCTGATGATATTGAGGGAGAAGCTCTAACTACTCTTGTTATAAATAAATTAAGAGGAACTTTAAATGTTGTTGCTGTTAAAGCTCCTGCGTTTGGAGATAGAAGAAAAGCTATACTTGAAGATATTGCTATTCTAACTGGTGGAGAAGTTATATCAGAAGAAAAGGGAATGAAACTAGAAGAAGCTACTATTCAACAATTAGGAAAAGCTAAGACTGTTAAAGTTACAAAAGATTTAACTGTAATTGTTGATGGTGGAGGAAAACAAGAAAATATATCTGCAAGAGTTAATTCAATAAAGGCTCAAATAGAAGAAACTACTTCTGATTATGATAAAGAAAAATTACAAGAAAGACTTGCAAAATTATCTGGTGGAGTTGCAGTTATAAAAGTTGGAGCTGCCACAGAAGTTGAAATGAAAGATAAGAAATTAAGAATAGAAGATGCTTTAAATGCAACAAGAGCTGCTGTTGAAGAAGGAATAGTTGCAGGTGGAGGAACTATCCTACTTGATATTATTGAATCAATGAAAGATTTTAATGAAACTGGTGAAATAGCTATGGGTATTGAAATAGTTAAAAGAGCTTTAGAAGCACCTATCAAACAAATAGCTGAAAACTGTGGATTAAATGGTGGAGTAGTTTTAGAAAAAGTAAGAATGTCACCAAAAGGTTTTGGATTTGATGCTAAAAATGAAAAATATGTTAATATGATAGAATCTGGAATTATTGACCCAGCAAAAGTTACAAGAGCTGCTATACAAAATTCTACTTCTGTTGCATCTCTACTTCTAACAACAGAAGTTGTTATTGCAAATAAGAAGGAAGAAGAAAAAGCTCCAATGGGAGCTGGTGGAATGATGCCAGGAATGATGTAAAAAAAATTTCTTAACATTTAAAAATCATTAATAATTTACCACATAGAAAAATAAATCTATGTGGTTTTTTATTGTAAAAAAATTAATGACACTATAAAAGCTATTAAAAATCTAAAACTTATTATATGAAATTCTGTTGAATAATTTAAACAAATTTTTGTTAAAACATAGGTCATTCCAAAAAAGATAGTGGCAATAAACATATAAATATTATATTTATGATTTTCTTGCATATTAACACCTCTTTAAAATTCATTTTAAATTTGACAAACATCTATCCATTCAATATAATTTGAAGCTTTTTCAAGTTCTTCAAGAGTAAGTTCAATAGCACTATTTGCAGTCCCACAAGCTGGAAGCATAGTTTCAAATCTTTTCATTGATTCATCCAAATAAACCTTTACATTATCTTTAATCCCAAAAGGACAGACTCCTCCAACTGGATGACCTATTAGATTTTCAACATCACTGCCTGCTATCATCTTAGCCTTAGTTTTAAATTTAGCTTTGAATTTTTGATTATTAATCTTTGTATCTCCTGCAACAACTATAATAGTTGGAATATCATTTATAATAAATGACAAAGATTTTGCTATTCTAGCAGGTTCACAAGAATTAACCTTTGCTGCTTCTTCAACTGTTGCTGTTGATTCTGAAAATTCTCTTATTTTATTATCTAAACTATATTTTTCTAAATGTTTTCTAACAGTTTCTATTGACATTTTTTATCCCTCCTAAGTCATTCTATAATATATTTTCATCAAGTAAAAAATCTACTAATCTTATAATTTTAATTCCATCTTGTATCTCTAAATAGCTTTCATCATTAGTAATTACTATTTTTTCAAAGTTATCTTGAATTTTGTAAAATGGTGCTATCTCTCTTTCTCTTGTACTTGAGCTAGCTATATTTTCAGTTACTTGTATGTAAATTTTAGTATTTATATTTGTAGCTATAAAATCTATTTCATTTTCTCCTATTTTTCCTATTGCCACATCATATCCACGACGTAATAGTTCAAAATAAACAATATTTTCAATACTATGTCCTATATCCCTATTTCTAAATCCTAGTAAATAATTTCTTAAACCAATATCTACAATATAATATTTTCCTAGTGTTTTTAAATATTCTTTTCCTTTAATATCAAATCTTTTTATTTCATAAAATATATATGCTTCAAGAAGAGTAGAAACATAAGACTGTACTGTCTGAACAGCAGGCTTAGTTTCTATTAATTTTTCATTTAGTAAAATATTAGAAATAGAATTAATAGAGATATTATTTCCAATGTTATCTGCTAAAAACATTATAATTTTTCTAAGCAAACTTGAATCTGTTACTTGTCTTCTACCCCTTTGTTTTTCACGTTCTAAGATATCTCTTATCACAACACTTGAATAAATTCCATCAAGAATAGTTAAAGCCTTGTCCAGTTCTAGAGGAACTTCTGTAAGACTTGGCATTCCACCAAAAGTTATATATGCTTCAAAAAGTTCTTTTATTTCATAAGTTTCTCCATTTTCATTTTCAACTTTTCTGCCTATACCACCTATTAAATTTTTCTTTTCAATAATTTTATATCCATGAAAATCAACAAATTCAATAAAAGATAAAGGAAAAACTTTAATCTCAACACTTCTTCCTGCTAAATAAGTTGCATATTCACTTGATAACAAAAAAGCATTAGAACCTGTTATATAGATATCACATTCAAAATCAACTCTAAATGAATTTATAGCATCTTGCCATTCTGGAATTTTTTGAATTTCATCAAAAAACAAATAAGCTTTTTTATCTTTTGGCAAGTTGCTTTTTACATAATTGTATAAATTTTCAACAGTCATTTTTTTGAATTCTATTGACTCAAAATTTATTTGTATAATCTGTTCTTTTTCAACTGCATTTTCTAAAAGGTGTTTTATCATTAATTTCATTAAACTTGATTTTCCACAACGGCGAATACCTGTGATAATTTTTACAAAATCAGTATCTTTAAATTCAATAAGTTTTTCTAAGTAGTGACTACGATTTTTTAGTTCACTTTCTTTTTTTAACATATTATCACCTCTATAGAAAGTATAACATAAAAATTTATTTTTTAAAAGTTTTTAGTATTAATACTAAAAAAATATTTTTTTTAAAGTTTTTAGTATTCATGTAAAAAAGTAAGAAAACTGATATCTTTTTAAAGATAAAAGTTTTCTTACTAAAGTTTTAAAGTAATTTAGGAGCATTAGAATTTATTTTATCAATAATATTAGCAATTTTTTGTAAATCATTATTATTTGTGAAAATATCAAAAATTGATGTTCCTAAAATATCATTTGAAAGTTTAGGAATTTCATTTTTTGAATAAGCACCATATTTTACTATATTTTCAATTATTAGATTGATTAATTCAATTTGATTAGAGTTGAACTTTTCAGTATTTAAAAATTCAGAAAACTCTTTATTAATGGCTTCTCTGTCTAAACCAACTAAAGAACGAATAAAAATTCCAAAACTTTCATTTTTACCATAGACACTAGATATTTTTTCAATTTCAGAATTATTTTCAGTTTTTAGATTTTCTAAATCAATTTCTTCATTGCTGTATAAAAGCTGTTTCAATTCCTTTAAGTCCTCTGCATCCAATTCTATATTATTTCTTAATTTCTTTATAGAAAGTAAATTTTTATTATTATCTAAATACTTCTGAAATTTTTCCTTAGAATTTAAATAAACAGAGCCAAAAATATGGATATTTTTTTCTTTTATTGAAATAATTTTATCTTCTAAATCTCCTACAATATAATTTAAATGTTTCCCTTTTGAATCTAAAAATATTGTTAAAGGTTCAATAATATCTCTTAAATTTTCTAATTCTAAAATATCAATATTTTTTAGATAATTTTCATCTTTTATTATTTTCATAATATAGTGTGCATTTTTTTGAATTTCTTTTATAGTTCCCTTTTTTGATAATTCCTTTGCAATATCAGAAATTTCTGTTTTTTCATTTTCTATTTTTTTATTATTAGATAATTTAAGTTGTATTTTTAAAACAAGATTCTCAAATTTCTTCTCCATTTCAGTTTTCTCTTCAATAGAAAAAGGCAGAGAACTTAAATTTTTAATAATTTCATCAACATCTTTTTCTTCTAAATTTTTTAAAATATCAATATTTTTATATTTTTTTACATAAGAAATTCTTGTTTTTACTGAAATATTTTCTTCATTTAAAGAAGCTATTAAATTGTACACTTCATTTACTAAATTTTCCCAAAGTTCTTTATATTTTTCATTCATTTGGTACTCTAAATCTTGAAGCTTAAAAATCATCCTAACCTTATTTTCAAAAATTCTACTAGATAATGATTTTGTTAATTTTGTGTTGTCTTCTTCAAATCTATCTTTCATTTCAAAATATGAAAAATTTCTACAAAAGTCTAAAATTAAAAAATCTTCTTTATCTTTACCAACTCCATAAATATCTTTGCATTTTCTTGTTCCTCTACCTATCATTTGCCAAAATTTAGCTTTTGATTTTACTTTTTTATAGAAAACAAGATTTAATATTTCTGGAATATCTATTCCAGTGTCAAGCATATCAACTGACACAGCAATTTGAGGAAAACTATTAGGATTTACAAATCTATCTATTAGTGCTTGAACTTTTTCAACTTTTGTTGTAATTTTTTGACAAAATTCTCCTCCAAGATTTTTATATAATTTATTAAAAATCTCTACAATATGGTCTGCATGTCTATCATTCTTTGCAAATATTATAGTTTTTCCTAATTTATCACCTGATTCAATTTTATATCCTTCTTCCATAAGAGTTGTGAGAACTTTACTTGT
It encodes:
- a CDS encoding YbaK/EbsC family protein, which gives rise to MSIETVRKHLEKYSLDNKIREFSESTATVEEAAKVNSCEPARIAKSLSFIINDIPTIIVVAGDTKINNQKFKAKFKTKAKMIAGSDVENLIGHPVGGVCPFGIKDNVKVYLDESMKRFETMLPACGTANSAIELTLEELEKASNYIEWIDVCQI
- a CDS encoding ATP-binding protein, with product MLKKESELKNRSHYLEKLIEFKDTDFVKIITGIRRCGKSSLMKLMIKHLLENAVEKEQIIQINFESIEFKKMTVENLYNYVKSNLPKDKKAYLFFDEIQKIPEWQDAINSFRVDFECDIYITGSNAFLLSSEYATYLAGRSVEIKVFPLSFIEFVDFHGYKIIEKKNLIGGIGRKVENENGETYEIKELFEAYITFGGMPSLTEVPLELDKALTILDGIYSSVVIRDILEREKQRGRRQVTDSSLLRKIIMFLADNIGNNISINSISNILLNEKLIETKPAVQTVQSYVSTLLEAYIFYEIKRFDIKGKEYLKTLGKYYIVDIGLRNYLLGFRNRDIGHSIENIVYFELLRRGYDVAIGKIGENEIDFIATNINTKIYIQVTENIASSSTREREIAPFYKIQDNFEKIVITNDESYLEIQDGIKIIRLVDFLLDENIL
- the groL gene encoding chaperonin GroEL (60 kDa chaperone family; promotes refolding of misfolded polypeptides especially under stressful conditions; forms two stacked rings of heptamers to form a barrel-shaped 14mer; ends can be capped by GroES; misfolded proteins enter the barrel where they are refolded when GroES binds), which translates into the protein MAKIINFNDEARKKLEIGVNTLADAVKITLGPRGRNVVLEKSYGAPLITNDGVTIAKEIELEDPFENMGAALVKEVAIKSNDVAGDGTTTATILAQAIVKEGLKMLSAGANPIFLKKGIELAAKEAIDVLKDKAKKIESNEEISQVASISAGDEEIGKLIAQAMAKVGETGVITVEEAKSLETTLETVEGMQFDKGYVSPYMVTDSERMTAELDNPLILLTDKKISSMKELLPLLEQTVQMSKPVLIVADDIEGEALTTLVINKLRGTLNVVAVKAPAFGDRRKAILEDIAILTGGEVISEEKGMKLEEATIQQLGKAKTVKVTKDLTVIVDGGGKQENISARVNSIKAQIEETTSDYDKEKLQERLAKLSGGVAVIKVGAATEVEMKDKKLRIEDALNATRAAVEEGIVAGGGTILLDIIESMKDFNETGEIAMGIEIVKRALEAPIKQIAENCGLNGGVVLEKVRMSPKGFGFDAKNEKYVNMIESGIIDPAKVTRAAIQNSTSVASLLLTTEVVIANKKEEEKAPMGAGGMMPGMM
- a CDS encoding EamA family transporter, yielding MQENHKYNIYMFIATIFFGMTYVLTKICLNYSTEFHIISFRFLIAFIVSLIFLQ
- a CDS encoding co-chaperone GroES, which codes for MNIKPIGERVLLKPIKKEEKTKSGILLSSKSSNTDTQNQAEVIALGKGDKLEGIKVGDKVIFNKFSGNEIEDGDVKYLIVNAEDILAIIG